A portion of the Macaca mulatta isolate MMU2019108-1 chromosome 4, T2T-MMU8v2.0, whole genome shotgun sequence genome contains these proteins:
- the LOC716490 gene encoding LOW QUALITY PROTEIN: single-stranded DNA-binding protein 2 (The sequence of the model RefSeq protein was modified relative to this genomic sequence to represent the inferred CDS: inserted 3 bases in 2 codons) has protein sequence MYGKGKSNSSAVPSDSQAREKLALYVYEYLLHVGAQKSAQTFLSEIRWEKNITLGEPPGFLHSWWCVFWDLYCAAPERRETCEHSSEAKAFHDYSAAAAPSPVLGNIPPGDGMPVGPVPPGFFQPFMPPRYPGGPRPPLRIPNQALGGVPGSQPLLPSGMDPTQQQGHPNMGGPMQXNDSSKRNGALRTXQNYRGAMRPPLNALGGPGIPGMNMGPGGGRPWPNPTNANSIPYSSASPGNYVGPPGGGGQPGTPIMPSPADSTNSGDNMYTLMNAVPPGPNRPNFDNILI, from the exons ATGTACGGCAAAGGTAAGAGTAACAGCAGCGCCGTCCCATCCGACAGCCAGGCCCGGGAGAAGTTAGCACTCTATGTATATGAATATCTGCTCCATGTAGGAGCTCAGAAATCAGCTCAAACATTTTTATCAGAGATAAGATGGGAAAAAAACATCACATTGGGGGAACCACCAGGATTCTTACATTCTTGGTGGTGTGTATTTTGGGATCTCTACTGTGCAGCTCCAGAGAGACGTGAAACATGTGAACACTCAAGTGAAGCAAAAGCCTTCCATGATTATAGTGCTGCAGCAGCTCCCAGTCCAGTGCTAGGAAACATTCCCCCAGGAGATGGCATGCCAGTAGGTCCTGTACCACCAGGGTTCTTTCAGCCTTTTATGCCACCTCGGTACCCTGGAGGTCCAAGGCCCCCATTGAGGATACCTAATCAGGCGCTTGGAGGTGTCCCAGGAAGTCAGCCATTACTCCCCAGTGGAATGGATCCAACTCAACAACAAGGACATCCAAATATGGGTGGGCCAATGC AGAATGACTCCTCCAAGAGGAATGGTGCCCTTAGGAC ACAGAACTATAGAGGTGCAATGAGACCCCCACTGAATGCTTTAGGTGGCCCTGGAATTCCTGGAATGAACATGGGTCCAGGTGGTGGTAGACCTTGGCCAAACCCAACAAATGCCAATTCAATACCATACTCCTCAGCATCTCCTGGGAATTATGTAGGtcctccaggaggtggagggcaacCAGGAACACCCATCATGCCTAGTCCAGCAGATTCAACCAACTCTGGCGATAACATGTATACTTTAATGAATGCAGTACCTCCTGGACCTAACAGACCTAATTTtgacaatattttaatataa